A window from Flavobacterium gyeonganense encodes these proteins:
- a CDS encoding KdsC family phosphatase, with protein sequence MTKHFKEIMNDITTFVFDVDGVLTDSSVFVTNEGEMLRTMNIRDGYAMKAAVESGFNVCIISGGSNEGVRIRLRNLGISDIHLGTPDKVETFKQYTETHNIKPENVLYMGDDIPDFHVMKLVGLPTCPQDASPEIKNICRYVSHVKGGRGAVRDVIEQVMKVQGKWMEYFNGKHD encoded by the coding sequence ATGACAAAACACTTTAAAGAAATAATGAATGACATCACAACGTTTGTTTTTGATGTTGATGGCGTACTTACAGACAGTTCCGTTTTTGTAACCAATGAAGGAGAAATGCTTCGCACCATGAATATCCGCGATGGTTACGCAATGAAAGCTGCTGTAGAAAGTGGTTTTAACGTATGCATTATTTCAGGCGGAAGCAATGAAGGTGTTCGTATAAGATTGCGTAATTTAGGGATTTCAGACATACATTTAGGAACTCCGGATAAAGTAGAAACTTTTAAACAGTATACTGAAACACATAACATAAAACCAGAAAATGTGTTATACATGGGCGATGACATTCCTGATTTTCATGTTATGAAATTAGTAGGTTTACCAACCTGTCCGCAAGATGCAAGCCCTGAAATTAAGAATATCTGTCGTTACGTTTCGCATGTTAAAGGCGGAAGAGGAGCTGTACGTGATGTTATCGAACAAGTCATGAAAGTGCAGGGAAAATGGATGGAATATTTTAATGGGAAACACGACTAA
- a CDS encoding DUF4258 domain-containing protein — translation MKFVHRFAYYLVGLVMGCFFVALVFSGKDTRCNYFPNARVLNSLRTKPFQYSPKALETLNEKWIDTADIKNTLQFGDVDFDQSNVPYKKGKLYVIEGKTIKNQEIILKVTNYENKAVLEEIIKK, via the coding sequence ATGAAGTTCGTACATCGTTTTGCTTATTATTTGGTTGGTTTAGTTATGGGATGCTTTTTTGTAGCGCTCGTTTTTAGCGGAAAAGATACCCGCTGCAATTATTTTCCGAATGCCAGGGTTTTAAATAGCCTGAGAACCAAACCTTTTCAATATTCTCCAAAAGCTCTTGAGACCCTGAACGAAAAATGGATTGATACAGCTGATATAAAGAACACACTGCAATTTGGTGATGTTGATTTTGACCAAAGTAATGTTCCTTATAAAAAAGGAAAATTATATGTTATCGAAGGAAAAACAATAAAAAATCAGGAAATTATCCTTAAAGTAACCAATTACGAAAACAAAGCCGTTTTAGAAGAAATCATAAAAAAATAA
- the ccsA gene encoding cytochrome c biogenesis protein CcsA, which translates to MDKKIFSFLFSTRLMAVLFLTFAIAMGVGTFIESKYNTDTARILIYNTWWFEAIMVFFMINFFGNIKRYQLLKKEKWATLLLHVAFIFILLGAFITRYISYEGMMPIREGAAENQIYSDKTFLTVFADGEYKGEMKRRTFEKSLLFSPVTNNDFTLSGQFDETPFEVSYVNYIMGAKETIKPDPKGTLYIKLVEAGAGGREEHFLKEGEVQNIHNVLFALNKPTDGAININTTGKEYTIQTPFEGDFMRMADQLKGKVTKDNVQPLMMRSLYSIGDIRIVFPDPAVRGVVDYESNNDYKAKSHRDALIVKVKADGQEKEVRLLGSKGSVGEPQTVKIGKIEYSLFYGSKAYILPFKVKLNDFIATKYPGTEKSYSAFESKVTVQDSIETFDARIYMNHVLDYKGYRFFQSSFDPDEKGTVLSVNHDFWGTSITYLGYFMLFFGLMAIMFTKGSRFTDLKRKLEKVKEKKSELITILVLMLSFSGFAQEPHVHTPGDNHNHNHTHTHNEDPNDHANHVTRPPSQKQIDSLLNIYKAPEAHAAKFGRLIIQDAGGRMKPINTFSSELLRKVSHSDTYNGMNSDQVFLSMTQYGQVWIQVPIIYLRAGNDSIRKIIGVDKEAKNAPFVKFFDQNGNYKLSPYLDAAYKAANPNQFEKDFIETDKKVNLMESALMGSILKIFPVPNHPGDKWISYMELDHAGLKGMEATYTKQILPLYFNALNNGSISKDFKTADDLVESINGFQKKFGAKVRPSEEKIDAEIAYNKYDVFKKLPFWYLGVSVLMLIFTIVNIFFEKKWLRITINGFHIIIGILFGLHTLGLIARWYISGHAPWSNAYESIVYVAWATMFFGLAFDRKSKLTVSSSAFVTAMILSAAYMNWIDPEIANLQPVLNSYWLMIHVAVIVASYGPFALGMILGFVSLLLIFFTNKNNKAKMDLNIQEITYINEMALTIGLIMLTIGNFLGGQWANESWGRYWGWDPKETWALISIMVYAFIIHARFVPALRGKWTFNLMSMFGFISILFTYYGVNFHLVGLHSYASGEAKSLDWIYYSLAAISVIGAMTYPKYRKYYKKQVKK; encoded by the coding sequence ATGGATAAAAAAATATTCTCTTTTTTGTTTTCTACAAGATTAATGGCCGTTCTTTTTTTAACATTTGCAATTGCAATGGGTGTCGGAACTTTTATCGAAAGTAAATACAATACTGATACAGCCCGAATTTTAATTTACAATACATGGTGGTTTGAAGCTATAATGGTATTTTTTATGATTAATTTCTTCGGAAACATTAAGCGCTATCAGCTATTGAAAAAAGAAAAATGGGCAACTTTATTACTTCATGTTGCTTTTATTTTTATTCTTTTAGGAGCATTTATTACACGCTATATCAGTTATGAAGGTATGATGCCAATTCGCGAAGGAGCTGCTGAAAACCAAATCTATTCAGATAAAACATTTTTAACCGTTTTTGCAGACGGAGAATACAAAGGTGAAATGAAACGCAGGACTTTTGAGAAAAGTCTTTTGTTTTCACCCGTAACCAATAATGATTTTACGCTTTCAGGTCAATTTGATGAAACACCTTTTGAAGTTAGTTATGTGAATTACATCATGGGAGCCAAAGAAACCATAAAACCCGATCCAAAAGGAACTTTATATATTAAATTAGTTGAAGCCGGAGCCGGTGGGCGTGAAGAACATTTCTTAAAAGAGGGAGAAGTTCAAAATATCCATAATGTTTTATTTGCTTTGAATAAACCAACAGATGGTGCGATAAATATTAATACAACCGGAAAAGAATATACCATTCAGACTCCTTTTGAAGGTGATTTTATGCGAATGGCAGATCAGTTAAAAGGAAAGGTAACCAAAGATAATGTACAGCCTTTAATGATGCGTTCTTTATACAGTATTGGTGATATCCGAATCGTATTTCCGGATCCAGCAGTAAGAGGAGTTGTTGATTATGAGTCGAATAATGACTACAAAGCAAAATCCCATAGAGATGCATTAATTGTAAAAGTTAAGGCAGATGGTCAGGAAAAAGAAGTACGTCTGTTAGGTTCTAAAGGAAGTGTAGGAGAGCCTCAAACTGTCAAAATTGGAAAAATAGAATACAGTTTATTTTATGGAAGTAAAGCATATATTTTGCCTTTTAAAGTAAAACTAAATGATTTTATTGCAACAAAATACCCGGGAACAGAAAAAAGTTATTCTGCATTTGAAAGTAAGGTTACTGTTCAGGATTCAATAGAAACTTTTGATGCCAGAATTTATATGAACCATGTTTTAGATTATAAAGGATACCGTTTTTTTCAGTCTTCTTTTGATCCGGATGAAAAAGGTACTGTGTTGTCTGTAAATCATGATTTTTGGGGAACATCTATAACCTATTTAGGATATTTTATGCTGTTTTTTGGTCTAATGGCTATTATGTTTACCAAGGGTTCCCGTTTTACAGATTTAAAACGTAAACTTGAGAAAGTAAAAGAGAAAAAATCAGAATTAATTACAATTTTGGTTTTGATGCTAAGTTTTAGTGGTTTTGCACAAGAGCCTCATGTACATACACCGGGAGACAATCATAATCACAACCACACGCACACTCATAATGAAGACCCAAACGATCACGCTAATCACGTAACACGACCGCCAAGCCAGAAGCAAATAGATTCATTACTGAATATTTATAAAGCTCCGGAAGCTCATGCAGCTAAATTCGGCCGCTTGATTATTCAGGATGCAGGAGGAAGAATGAAGCCTATTAATACTTTCTCGTCCGAATTATTAAGAAAAGTGAGCCACAGTGATACATATAACGGAATGAATTCTGATCAGGTATTCTTGTCAATGACACAATATGGCCAGGTTTGGATTCAGGTTCCGATTATTTATTTAAGAGCAGGAAACGATAGTATCAGAAAAATTATTGGCGTAGATAAAGAGGCAAAAAATGCGCCTTTTGTGAAGTTTTTTGACCAGAACGGTAATTACAAATTATCTCCTTATTTAGATGCAGCTTACAAAGCAGCAAACCCGAATCAGTTTGAAAAAGATTTTATTGAAACCGATAAAAAGGTCAACCTGATGGAATCTGCTTTAATGGGAAGTATTTTGAAAATATTCCCGGTTCCAAATCATCCAGGTGATAAATGGATATCCTATATGGAATTAGATCATGCAGGTTTAAAAGGGATGGAGGCAACGTATACAAAGCAGATTCTGCCTCTTTATTTTAATGCTCTAAATAATGGTTCCATTTCAAAAGATTTTAAAACTGCAGATGATTTAGTCGAAAGTATCAACGGTTTCCAAAAGAAATTTGGAGCTAAAGTTCGACCTAGTGAAGAAAAAATTGATGCTGAAATTGCATACAATAAATATGATGTTTTTAAAAAGTTGCCGTTTTGGTATCTTGGAGTATCTGTTCTTATGTTGATTTTTACGATTGTAAATATCTTTTTTGAGAAAAAATGGCTTCGTATTACTATAAATGGTTTCCATATCATTATCGGAATTTTATTTGGATTGCATACTTTAGGGTTAATTGCCCGCTGGTACATTTCAGGACATGCTCCCTGGAGTAACGCTTACGAGTCAATTGTCTACGTAGCCTGGGCAACGATGTTCTTCGGATTGGCATTTGACAGAAAATCAAAACTTACTGTTTCATCTTCTGCCTTTGTGACAGCAATGATTTTATCAGCAGCCTATATGAACTGGATTGATCCTGAAATTGCAAACCTGCAGCCGGTTCTTAATTCATATTGGTTGATGATTCACGTTGCGGTAATTGTGGCAAGTTACGGACCATTTGCACTCGGAATGATTTTAGGTTTTGTGTCATTGTTATTGATTTTCTTTACAAACAAAAATAACAAAGCCAAAATGGATTTAAACATACAGGAAATCACATATATCAACGAAATGGCATTGACAATTGGTTTGATTATGTTAACGATAGGGAACTTCCTTGGAGGACAATGGGCCAATGAAAGCTGGGGACGTTACTGGGGTTGGGACCCAAAAGAAACGTGGGCATTGATCTCAATTATGGTGTATGCTTTTATAATCCACGCCCGTTTTGTACCTGCATTACGCGGAAAATGGACATTCAATCTGATGAGTATGTTTGGTTTTATATCTATTTTGTTCACCTATTATGGTGTGAATTTCCACTTAGTTGGTCTGCATTCATACGCGAGCGGAGAAGCAAAATCTCTTGACTGGATATATTATTCACTGGCTGCAATTTCAGTAATAGGAGCTATGACATATCCGAAATACAGAAAATATTATAAGAAGCAAGTAAAAAAATAA
- a CDS encoding Rossmann-like and DUF2520 domain-containing protein, which yields MIKITIIGSGNVAQHLIKAFTKSEQIEIVQVFSRKKESVLNLVNADRIVTEFANLHESDLYIISVSDDAISEVSEQLPFKNQLVVHTSGTTSIDVLDSKNRKGVFYPLQTFSKAKSVDFSIIPICLETENPGDYTILDTIAKSISEAVFSISSEQRKSLHVSAVFVNNFTNHLYQIGQEICENNQVPFDILKPLILETADKIKFLSPADAQTGPAKRHDSTTIEAHLNYLTDENQRNIYKLLTQSIQHNDKTL from the coding sequence ATGATTAAAATAACAATAATTGGTTCCGGAAATGTTGCACAACATTTGATAAAAGCTTTCACTAAAAGTGAACAGATTGAAATTGTACAAGTCTTTTCCAGAAAAAAAGAATCAGTGCTGAACTTAGTAAATGCTGATCGAATTGTTACAGAGTTTGCCAATTTGCATGAATCCGATTTATATATAATTTCTGTTTCTGATGATGCTATTTCAGAGGTTTCAGAACAGCTTCCCTTTAAAAACCAATTGGTTGTTCATACATCTGGCACAACTTCGATTGATGTTTTAGACTCAAAAAACAGAAAAGGCGTTTTTTATCCTTTACAAACTTTTTCTAAAGCAAAGTCTGTTGATTTCTCAATTATCCCAATTTGTCTGGAAACAGAAAATCCGGGAGACTACACTATTTTAGATACCATAGCAAAAAGTATTTCTGAAGCCGTTTTTTCAATTAGTTCAGAGCAAAGAAAATCATTGCATGTTTCGGCTGTTTTTGTGAACAACTTCACAAATCATTTATATCAAATAGGACAGGAAATTTGTGAAAACAATCAGGTTCCTTTTGATATTTTAAAGCCTTTAATTCTTGAAACTGCAGATAAAATAAAATTCCTTAGTCCTGCTGATGCACAGACAGGGCCGGCGAAACGCCATGACTCTACTACTATTGAGGCGCATCTTAATTATCTGACTGATGAAAACCAAAGAAATATCTATAAACTCTTAACACAATCTATACAACATAATGACAAAACACTTTAA